A region from the Candidatus Methylomirabilota bacterium genome encodes:
- a CDS encoding MFS transporter — protein MPAADLGIRPRLFYGWIVVATAFLVLFMAYGTQYAFGVFLAALGEEFGWSRASLSGVFSLYAFVYSVFALGAGRLTDRWGPRAVISVGGALLGIGLMLMSRVTALWQPYLLYGTVAALGMSTAYVPCNATVAKWFTRRRGIAVGLASAGGSLGTFALPPVAHLLVSHLGWRGAYVVFGAAVLVALNGLGVLMRRDPETMGLRPDGAPAVAASPRSGRRSGGWTVAEALRTRAFWMLYGVFAATWTPVFIPLVHLVPMARGFGIAPLLAATLVSAVGVAAMAGRLVMGAASDRIGRRAALAVAFVLQAGAFMGFSWSNELAALYAASVVFGFSYGAASALFTPTVADFFGREHAGSLAGLLFSLAGSMAACGPFAAGFIYDRAGDYRLAWWLSAACNGLALSLLAFTRPPAPRDEPAPA, from the coding sequence ATGCCGGCCGCTGACCTCGGCATCCGGCCGAGGCTCTTCTATGGATGGATCGTCGTGGCGACGGCGTTCCTCGTCCTGTTCATGGCCTACGGCACGCAGTACGCCTTCGGGGTGTTCCTCGCCGCCCTCGGCGAGGAGTTCGGCTGGAGCCGGGCGAGCCTCTCCGGCGTCTTCTCCCTGTACGCGTTCGTGTACTCGGTATTCGCGCTCGGGGCCGGCCGCCTCACCGACCGGTGGGGCCCGCGCGCGGTCATCTCGGTCGGGGGCGCGCTGCTCGGCATCGGGCTGATGCTGATGAGCCGGGTCACCGCCCTGTGGCAGCCCTACCTGCTCTACGGAACCGTCGCGGCGCTGGGCATGTCGACGGCCTACGTCCCATGCAACGCCACCGTCGCGAAGTGGTTCACGCGCCGCCGCGGTATCGCGGTCGGCCTCGCCAGCGCGGGCGGCAGCCTCGGCACCTTCGCGCTGCCGCCGGTCGCCCACCTGCTGGTGAGCCATCTCGGCTGGCGCGGAGCCTACGTCGTCTTCGGCGCCGCGGTGCTGGTCGCCCTCAACGGCCTCGGCGTGCTGATGCGGCGCGATCCCGAGACCATGGGGCTGCGGCCCGACGGCGCCCCCGCGGTCGCCGCGTCCCCTCGCTCGGGCCGCCGCTCGGGTGGTTGGACGGTGGCGGAGGCGCTGCGCACCCGCGCGTTCTGGATGCTCTACGGCGTCTTCGCGGCCACGTGGACGCCGGTATTCATCCCGCTCGTGCACCTGGTGCCCATGGCCCGCGGGTTCGGCATCGCGCCGCTGCTGGCCGCCACGCTGGTCAGCGCGGTCGGAGTCGCCGCGATGGCGGGACGCCTGGTGATGGGCGCGGCCTCGGACCGGATCGGGCGGCGTGCCGCCCTCGCGGTCGCCTTCGTCCTTCAGGCCGGCGCCTTCATGGGCTTCTCGTGGTCGAACGAGCTCGCCGCCCTCTACGCGGCCTCCGTCGTCTTCGGCTTCTCGTACGGGGCCGCGTCCGCGCTCTTCACCCCCACCGTCGCCGACTTCTTCGGCCGCGAACACGCGGGGAGCCTCGCCGGGCTGCTCTTCTCGCTGGCCGGCTCGATGGCCGCGTGCGGGCCGTTCGCGGCCGGCTTCATCTACGATCGCGCCGGCGACTACCGCCTCGCCTGGTGGCTCAGCGCCGCGTGCAACGGACTCGCGTTGAGCCTGCTCGCGTTCACGCGCCCGCCCGCGCCGCGCGACGAGCCCGCGCCCGCTTGA
- a CDS encoding OB-fold domain-containing protein — MASVEYRGMNLVVPENDSEWREHFKLARTNHQLMLRACTQCKLMRYPPSHGCPWCLSLEWQWTPVSGRGHIYSYEVVHHAIQPGFKEWTPYAVVLVELDEQRGAPTPDEALRIIGNLVTPELKPEPEANVAIGKRVRVVFQDLSADFALPQFTLTDEPPVGRVWRLPG, encoded by the coding sequence ATGGCCTCCGTCGAGTACCGCGGCATGAACCTGGTGGTCCCGGAGAACGACTCGGAGTGGCGCGAGCACTTCAAGCTGGCGCGCACCAACCATCAGCTGATGCTGCGCGCGTGCACGCAATGCAAGCTGATGCGCTACCCTCCGAGCCACGGCTGCCCGTGGTGCCTGTCGCTCGAATGGCAGTGGACGCCGGTGAGCGGCCGCGGGCACATCTACTCGTACGAGGTCGTGCACCACGCGATCCAGCCCGGCTTCAAGGAGTGGACGCCCTACGCGGTGGTCCTGGTCGAGCTCGACGAGCAGCGCGGCGCGCCGACTCCGGACGAGGCGCTTCGGATCATCGGCAACCTCGTCACCCCCGAGCTCAAGCCGGAGCCCGAGGCGAACGTGGCGATCGGCAAGCGGGTGCGCGTCGTCTTCCAGGACCTCTCGGCCGACTTCGCGCTGCCTCAGTTCACGCTGACCGACGAGCCGCCCGTGGGCCGCGTCTGGCGGCTTCCCGGCTAG